In Sparus aurata unplaced genomic scaffold, fSpaAur1.1, whole genome shotgun sequence, one DNA window encodes the following:
- the LOC115577646 gene encoding myelin-oligodendrocyte glycoprotein-like gives MLSGNVSMKIFKVKLSDAGTYKCSLPAMKKEAEVELIVGQSDVIGSDQPVKALVSDDIILPCHLEPPLDVTTLSVEWRRGPALVHVYRNRRDDPVSQDQNFKGRTSLFQDEMTRGNISLKLTDVTEQDAGNYTCSVPKLKRSSVTLVVEPPPARGFHSTLIFITAVIAVITASALVIYLVIFNGKFLKNRKIRERQRFPKTIQSSDHSTVGDDEEKQFLRPHWTDNSTTIKLSTEATEVKSKLHEKGEKIFQQQNIDLHRHSSPAILDVRLSTGLCQHDQSTAASTNSSPLKSGNFLQNKDPNNASLKCRHLSESTL, from the exons ATGCTGAGTGGAAACGTCTCCATGAaaatatttaaagtgaaactgtcTGATGCTGGAACCTACAAATGTTCTCTCCCTGCAATGAAGAAGGAAGCTGAGGTGGAACTTATTGTTG GACAGTctgatgtgattggctcagaccAACCAGTTAAAGCACTGgtcagtgatgacatcatccttCCATGTCACCTGGAGCCTCCACTGGATGTAACAACACTATCAGTGGAGTGGAGACGTGGTCCAGCCCTGGTCCACGTCTATAGAAACAGGAGGGATGATCCAGTTTCTCAGGACCAGAACTTCAAAGGTAGAACTTCTCTCTTCCAAGATGAGATGAccagaggaaacatttctctaaaactgACAGACGTCACTGAGCAGGATGCAGGAAATTACACCTGCTCTGTTCCCAAACTGAAGAGAAGCTCCGTTACACTTGTTGTTG AGCCACCACCAGCCCGTG GTTTTCACTCCACTTTAATATTTATCACTGCTGTCATTGCTGTGATCACTGCGAGTGCCCTTGTTATTTACCTTGTTATTTTTAATGGCAAATTTCTGAAGAACAGAAAGATCA GAGAAAGACAAAGGTTTCCAAAGACCATTCAGTCCTCTGATCACAGTACAGttggtgatgatgaagagaaacagtTCCTGAGGCCTCACTGGACTGACAACAGCACCACTATCAAACTGTCCACAGAGGCGACTGAGGTCAAGTCAAAGCTTCATGAGAAAGGGGAAAAGATCTTCCAACAACAGAACATTGACTTGCATCGTCACAGCAGCCCTGCCATTTTGGATGTCAGGCTCTCCACTGGTCTCTGCCAGCATGACCAGTCCACTGCAGCCTCAACCAACAGCAGTCCATTAAAATCTGGCAACTTCCTCCAGAACAAGGATCCAAACAATGCCAGCCTTAAGTGTCGACATTTATCAGAGTCAACACTCTGA